A single Bacillota bacterium DNA region contains:
- a CDS encoding polyphosphate polymerase domain-containing protein → MNLFKKPEQTVIPWRFEYKYRISLSTYYQFRNALAPHMEQDHYTRRSPSNRYLVRSLYFDNDQYQAYYEKIEGNFGRIKCRIRTYSEAMEENTVIKAELKNRWGESIEKYSTLISPDDYKFFMKNRHWPDQDNSILQEFERIYYLRAMKPKVLVEYYREGYIPRNREDVRITLDHDVRSCSTDSLFPKPAHFKRHYFHLVILEIKCRKQQPYWLSRLIRQYGLKYIANSKYTQGIDAVRPDFISPY, encoded by the coding sequence ATGAACTTATTTAAAAAACCTGAACAAACGGTTATTCCCTGGCGGTTCGAATACAAGTACCGCATTTCTCTTTCGACTTATTACCAGTTCAGAAATGCCCTTGCGCCACACATGGAACAGGATCATTATACCCGCCGGTCACCAAGTAACCGTTACCTTGTGCGCAGTCTCTATTTTGATAATGACCAGTACCAGGCTTACTATGAAAAAATTGAAGGAAACTTTGGCAGGATTAAATGCAGGATCAGAACTTACAGTGAGGCAATGGAAGAAAATACGGTTATCAAGGCAGAACTCAAGAACCGGTGGGGTGAATCAATTGAAAAATACAGCACGTTGATAAGCCCTGACGATTACAAATTTTTCATGAAAAACCGGCACTGGCCTGATCAGGATAACTCTATTTTGCAGGAATTCGAACGCATTTATTACCTGAGGGCTATGAAACCGAAAGTGCTGGTTGAATATTATCGCGAAGGGTATATTCCCCGCAACCGGGAAGACGTACGGATAACCCTTGATCATGATGTGCGCAGCTGCAGCACCGATAGTTTATTCCCGAAACCTGCACATTTTAAAAGACACTATTTCCATCTGGTGATTTTAGAGATAAAATGCAGAAAGCAGCAGCCTTACTGGCTAAGCAGGCTGATCCGCCAATATGGTTTAAAATATATTGCAAACAGTAAATACACCCAGGGGATTGATGCTGTCCGTCCCGATTTTATAAGTCCATATTGA
- a CDS encoding EamA family transporter, whose protein sequence is MPYNKNLTILSYLTVCIVWGSTYLAIRIGVTDMPFLAFAGIRFFTAGVIILTISLIKRWTFPETFQDYKTLIIAGALLLFVSNGLICWAEQWLESNLTALLVASVPLFMALIETIFPKDQRIGGLGWVGLVVGFIGVAFLVSPHVTMGGRTFPAMLAVLGASMNWAMASIYLKRRTVSGSMMPNVGIQMTSAGLAFLLSAFFFGGISIAGASSRGIAALIYLIIIGSIIAYTAFNYMIKALPASKAGTYAYINPVVAVILGALILQEEITLRSIIAAAVILGGVILVQISKVKYIAPAAVEQASKG, encoded by the coding sequence ATGCCCTACAACAAAAACCTTACTATCCTTTCATATCTTACCGTCTGTATCGTCTGGGGTTCAACCTACCTGGCCATCCGTATCGGGGTTACCGATATGCCATTCCTGGCTTTCGCCGGTATCCGTTTCTTTACCGCCGGAGTTATCATTCTGACAATTTCATTGATTAAGCGCTGGACTTTTCCTGAAACCTTTCAGGATTACAAAACCCTGATCATAGCCGGAGCTTTACTGCTCTTTGTGAGCAACGGACTGATCTGCTGGGCTGAACAGTGGCTGGAATCAAACCTGACAGCACTGCTCGTAGCTTCTGTTCCTCTTTTCATGGCCCTGATTGAAACAATTTTTCCAAAAGATCAGAGAATAGGTGGATTGGGCTGGGTTGGGCTGGTAGTAGGTTTTATCGGAGTTGCTTTTCTGGTCAGTCCCCATGTAACTATGGGAGGAAGAACATTCCCCGCCATGCTTGCTGTCCTTGGCGCTTCAATGAACTGGGCTATGGCTTCAATATATTTGAAGCGAAGAACAGTGAGCGGTTCCATGATGCCCAATGTAGGTATCCAGATGACTTCCGCCGGGCTGGCTTTCCTTTTAAGCGCATTTTTCTTTGGAGGCATATCGATTGCCGGAGCATCTTCGAGAGGAATAGCCGCACTTATCTACCTGATCATCATCGGCTCGATTATTGCCTATACGGCATTCAACTATATGATCAAGGCTCTGCCGGCTTCAAAAGCAGGAACCTATGCCTATATTAATCCGGTAGTAGCTGTAATTCTGGGAGCGCTGATTCTTCAGGAAGAGATTACATTGAGAAGCATTATTGCAGCAGCAGTGATCCTGGGCGGGGTAATTCTTGTCCAGATCTCCAAGGTTAAATATATCGCACCGGCAGCAGTTGAGCAGGCAAGTAAAGGATAA
- a CDS encoding bifunctional nuclease family protein, protein MIKMEVKTVTADQGGNFLVLLMDDEEKKVLPISIGPLEAQAIALVLQGETPPRPLTHDLLKTFCEQLGAVVEKIVITDIKDSTFYAEIYMKHNGVDLIFDSRPSDAIALALRVEAPIFMATKMVEFTYDYQDIIARDGGGDETLH, encoded by the coding sequence GTGATTAAAATGGAAGTAAAAACTGTTACGGCGGATCAGGGCGGCAATTTTCTGGTCCTGTTAATGGATGACGAAGAAAAAAAAGTTTTGCCCATATCGATCGGTCCTCTTGAGGCACAGGCCATTGCCCTTGTACTGCAGGGAGAAACACCACCACGTCCGTTAACTCATGATCTATTAAAGACATTTTGTGAACAACTCGGGGCCGTTGTCGAAAAGATAGTAATTACAGATATCAAGGATAGCACCTTTTATGCAGAAATTTATATGAAGCATAATGGTGTGGATTTAATTTTCGATTCAAGACCGAGCGATGCAATTGCCCTTGCTTTGCGTGTAGAAGCACCGATATTTATGGCCACCAAGATGGTTGAGTTTACCTATGATTACCAGGATATAATCGCCCGCGATGGCGGTGGAGATGAAACACTCCACTGA
- a CDS encoding dodecin family protein, with protein MMNSVYKVVEIIGTSDKSWEDAARGAVEKASKSLRDLRVAEVQELDLKIEDGKIIFRVKLNVSFKYED; from the coding sequence ATAATGAACAGCGTTTATAAAGTAGTCGAGATAATCGGAACCAGTGACAAGTCCTGGGAAGATGCTGCCCGGGGAGCTGTTGAAAAAGCCTCCAAGTCACTGAGAGACCTAAGGGTTGCAGAAGTTCAGGAGCTGGATCTGAAGATTGAAGATGGGAAAATTATCTTCAGAGTCAAGCTTAATGTCTCTTTCAAGTACGAAGATTAA
- a CDS encoding Rrf2 family transcriptional regulator — protein sequence MKLSTKVRYATRAMIELAMNYKVEPIQLNDIANKQGVSVKYLEQIMAPLRVKGYVRTQKGSRGGYHLNIDPKQLTLYQIIESIEGSLAPVDCVDDESTCDRSPICVTRPVWVSVRDAIKNELEAHTLAQLAAEQEKIYSRL from the coding sequence TTGAAGTTATCCACGAAAGTCCGTTATGCAACCAGGGCGATGATTGAACTCGCTATGAACTACAAGGTTGAACCGATCCAGCTAAATGATATAGCCAACAAACAGGGTGTATCAGTTAAATATCTGGAACAGATAATGGCTCCGCTGAGGGTGAAAGGTTATGTGAGAACCCAGAAAGGGAGTCGCGGGGGATATCACCTGAATATTGACCCTAAACAATTAACCCTTTATCAAATTATTGAAAGTATTGAGGGTTCACTTGCTCCGGTAGATTGTGTTGATGATGAATCAACATGTGATCGCTCACCCATCTGTGTAACCAGACCGGTTTGGGTAAGTGTAAGAGACGCTATCAAGAATGAACTGGAAGCTCATACTCTGGCTCAGCTCGCTGCTGAACAGGAAAAAATATATTCCCGATTATAA
- a CDS encoding prephenate dehydrogenase, producing the protein MSEKFSDKKSFYKKVALLGTGLIGGSIGMALRENNLVGNITCYDIDDVASRLAVDKGAADYRAESLSAAVRGAELIIIAVPVMTTPELLKEILPDLEKGVVITDVGSTKSSVMATAEQLLPGTATFIGGHPMAGSEESGINGADPVLLENAIYVLTPQEDTPKEIVDKLSDLFEAAGAQPIILDPLTHDTVVALISHLPHMTAAALVNSVAGKPDMELVRTLAAGGFRDSTRIALGNPDVWRDIFISNRWALLSALKAFKESLGTLEKYLTEPDAESVREYLLQARDYRKSIPHRGKGILPEIFELTVLVRDTPGIIGKVATLLGEAGINIDAIEIVHVRELAGGSVRLGFRSRDQHKKALDLLNERGYHTYSR; encoded by the coding sequence GTGTCGGAAAAATTCTCTGATAAAAAGAGCTTCTACAAAAAAGTTGCACTGCTGGGAACCGGTTTGATCGGCGGCAGTATAGGAATGGCTCTCCGGGAAAATAACCTGGTTGGCAACATTACCTGTTACGACATCGACGATGTTGCTTCCCGTTTGGCTGTAGACAAGGGCGCTGCAGATTATAGGGCAGAATCGCTATCTGCCGCAGTCAGGGGGGCTGAATTAATCATCATTGCCGTGCCGGTGATGACTACTCCTGAACTGTTAAAAGAGATCCTTCCCGACCTGGAAAAAGGAGTTGTCATTACCGATGTTGGCAGCACCAAGAGTTCAGTTATGGCAACAGCAGAACAGCTTCTACCAGGTACCGCAACTTTCATCGGCGGCCATCCCATGGCCGGCTCCGAAGAAAGCGGTATAAACGGCGCAGATCCGGTATTACTGGAAAATGCTATCTATGTTTTGACCCCTCAAGAGGATACTCCAAAAGAGATTGTTGATAAGTTAAGTGACTTGTTCGAAGCAGCCGGCGCTCAGCCGATCATTCTCGATCCGCTAACCCACGATACGGTAGTTGCCCTGATCAGCCACCTGCCGCACATGACAGCGGCGGCACTGGTAAACAGTGTTGCCGGAAAGCCTGATATGGAACTGGTCCGGACTCTTGCCGCAGGAGGATTTCGGGACAGTACAAGAATTGCCCTGGGCAATCCTGATGTTTGGCGTGATATTTTTATCAGCAACCGCTGGGCGCTCTTGTCTGCCCTCAAAGCATTTAAAGAAAGTCTGGGCACCCTGGAAAAATACCTGACTGAACCGGATGCCGAATCAGTCCGGGAATACCTGCTTCAAGCCCGGGATTATCGCAAATCCATACCTCACAGGGGCAAAGGCATCCTTCCCGAGATTTTCGAACTGACTGTTCTTGTCCGTGATACACCGGGAATAATTGGCAAGGTAGCGACCTTGCTGGGAGAAGCAGGAATTAATATCGATGCAATCGAGATAGTTCATGTGAGAGAACTTGCCGGAGGTAGTGTCAGACTCGGCTTCAGGAGCAGGGATCAGCATAAAAAAGCGCTCGATCTGTTGAACGAGCGCGGTTATCATACATACAGCAGGTAA
- the aroF gene encoding 3-deoxy-7-phosphoheptulonate synthase, with protein MIVVMNPGAGKEEVTRITDKLKKMGYGVHLSTGENRTVIGVIGQRREEVAQAMEAMPEVEKVVFISRPYKLASKEFHPEKTIIKIGEVTIGGPELVIMAGPCAVENEDQLMQAAQAIKKAGAKILRAGAFKPRTSPYSFQGLEKQGLQFLDDVRSKTGLLIVTEVMDQFTVGEVVECADIIQVGARNMQNYFLLRELGKIRKPVLLKRGLSATIEEWLMAAEYILSGGNYEVILCERGIRTFEPYTRNTLDISAVPLIAQLSHLPIIVDPSHGTGVSSLVPSMSKAAIAAGADGLMIEVHPNPQEALSDGPQSLTPQQFNDLVSELKGVSLSVGKIL; from the coding sequence ATGATAGTCGTAATGAATCCCGGCGCCGGAAAAGAAGAAGTAACAAGGATCACCGATAAATTAAAGAAAATGGGCTATGGGGTACACCTTTCCACTGGTGAAAACCGGACTGTAATCGGAGTTATCGGCCAGCGCCGTGAAGAAGTAGCCCAGGCGATGGAAGCAATGCCCGAGGTTGAAAAGGTTGTATTTATTAGCCGGCCCTATAAACTGGCCAGTAAAGAATTCCATCCTGAAAAAACGATAATCAAGATCGGTGAAGTAACGATTGGTGGCCCTGAACTGGTAATCATGGCCGGACCCTGTGCGGTTGAGAACGAGGACCAGCTTATGCAGGCTGCCCAGGCCATTAAAAAAGCAGGAGCGAAAATACTCAGGGCAGGAGCCTTTAAGCCGAGAACTTCACCATACAGTTTCCAGGGACTGGAGAAACAGGGTCTTCAATTTCTCGATGATGTCAGATCAAAAACAGGTTTACTGATTGTGACCGAGGTGATGGATCAGTTTACCGTCGGTGAAGTAGTCGAATGTGCCGATATAATCCAGGTTGGCGCACGGAATATGCAAAATTACTTTCTCCTCCGGGAACTGGGTAAAATTCGCAAACCCGTGTTGTTGAAAAGAGGGCTGTCAGCGACCATTGAGGAGTGGCTGATGGCCGCAGAATACATTTTAAGCGGAGGAAATTATGAAGTGATTCTCTGTGAGCGGGGTATCAGGACTTTTGAACCTTACACCCGTAACACCCTTGATATCAGCGCAGTGCCCCTCATAGCTCAGCTTAGCCACCTGCCAATAATCGTTGATCCCAGCCACGGAACCGGTGTATCCAGCCTGGTGCCTTCAATGAGTAAAGCGGCAATTGCTGCCGGTGCAGACGGCCTGATGATCGAGGTCCATCCCAATCCCCAGGAAGCGCTCTCTGATGGTCCCCAGTCATTAACCCCCCAACAGTTCAATGACCTGGTCAGCGAATTAAAAGGAGTGTCTCTAAGTGTCGGAAAAATTCTCTGA
- the hydA gene encoding dihydropyrimidinase: MKLLIRNGHVVTASDGYQADILVEDEKIVAIGSELKTEADEIVDAEGKLVIPGAIDVHTHLDMPFGGTVTADDFTTGTIAAAAGATTCIVDYALQTPGKTLQEALDAWHQRAKGKCAVDYGFHIAVTDLTDAVLNEIPVLINKGYPSFKVFMAYKGVFQVDDATLLKVLKRAGEAGGLVLVHAENGDVIDVLTKEMLAAGLTDPVYHALSRPPEAEEEAVNRFITMAELSGSPAYVVHLSDAGALGRVADARLRGLPVYAETCPQYLFLDLDRYYEPDFGGAKYVMSPPLRECGNEEYLWSGLVSGNLQVVASDHCSFNLKGQKDLGKSDYTKIPNGAPGVETRVQLTYNGGVVAGRFSINKFVDLVSTAPAKLFGLYPQKGTIAVGSDADLVIFDPVKKFTFSSQTQHQNVDYNPYEGYEGLGVPVKVYLRGQLVIDNGNYVGTVGDGRFQPRTPFSGL, from the coding sequence ATGAAACTATTGATCCGGAATGGGCATGTGGTTACAGCGTCTGATGGTTACCAGGCTGATATCCTGGTAGAGGATGAAAAGATAGTTGCAATTGGGTCTGAATTGAAAACCGAGGCGGATGAGATCGTCGACGCAGAAGGCAAACTGGTAATACCCGGGGCTATCGACGTCCATACCCATTTAGACATGCCTTTCGGCGGAACGGTTACAGCAGATGATTTTACTACCGGAACAATCGCCGCTGCAGCGGGTGCTACTACCTGCATAGTTGATTATGCCCTGCAGACACCGGGAAAAACTCTCCAGGAAGCCCTTGATGCTTGGCATCAGAGAGCTAAAGGTAAATGTGCGGTAGATTACGGCTTTCATATTGCCGTGACCGATCTTACCGATGCAGTCTTGAATGAAATTCCAGTATTGATTAACAAGGGTTACCCTTCTTTCAAGGTTTTCATGGCCTATAAGGGAGTATTTCAGGTAGATGATGCGACGCTGTTGAAAGTATTGAAAAGAGCTGGGGAAGCAGGGGGGCTGGTTTTGGTTCACGCCGAAAATGGCGATGTCATCGACGTCCTGACCAAAGAGATGCTTGCCGCCGGCTTGACCGACCCGGTTTATCACGCGCTTAGCAGACCACCCGAAGCCGAAGAAGAAGCTGTTAACCGCTTCATTACCATGGCTGAATTAAGCGGATCTCCGGCTTACGTGGTTCATCTCAGCGATGCCGGAGCCCTGGGTAGGGTTGCTGATGCCCGGCTGCGCGGTCTGCCAGTATATGCTGAAACCTGCCCGCAGTATCTTTTCCTTGATCTGGATCGCTACTATGAACCCGACTTTGGGGGAGCAAAATATGTAATGTCGCCTCCACTCAGGGAATGCGGAAATGAAGAATATCTTTGGAGCGGCCTTGTATCCGGCAATTTGCAGGTTGTCGCCTCCGACCACTGTTCTTTCAACCTTAAAGGGCAGAAAGATCTTGGTAAAAGCGATTATACCAAAATTCCAAATGGCGCTCCGGGAGTTGAAACAAGGGTCCAGTTAACCTATAACGGGGGAGTAGTGGCCGGACGATTTTCCATTAATAAATTCGTTGACCTGGTCAGCACTGCTCCTGCCAAGCTGTTCGGCCTATACCCGCAAAAAGGGACTATTGCTGTTGGCAGTGACGCTGACCTGGTTATATTCGATCCCGTCAAAAAGTTTACTTTCAGCAGTCAGACACAGCACCAGAATGTCGACTATAACCCTTATGAAGGCTATGAAGGCCTGGGAGTTCCAGTTAAAGTTTATCTACGCGGACAGTTGGTTATTGATAACGGAAATTACGTGGGTACTGTCGGCGACGGCCGCTTCCAGCCCCGTACTCCTTTTAGCGGTCTGTAA
- a CDS encoding nitrilase-related carbon-nitrogen hydrolase — MSRLVRIALIQAKHEVNGDEPVAKHKETAIEKHLKMIKEAAEKKAQIVCLQEIFYGPYFCAEQNTKWYESTEKIPDGPTTKLMQEQAKKYGIVLVVPMYEEDITGVYFNTAAIIDADGKYLGKFRKIHIPHVQAGKTPATGFWEKYYFKPGNLGHPVFNTAFAKIGVYICYDRHFPEGPRILGLNGAEIVFNPSATVAGLSEYLWKLEQPAHAVANAYYVGAINRVGVESPWDMGHFYGSSYLCDPRGQFVAEGSREQEEVVIGDADLEMIREVRNVWQFYRDRRPDFYKEICAP; from the coding sequence ATGAGCAGGTTGGTACGGATCGCTTTAATTCAGGCGAAACATGAAGTGAATGGCGACGAACCGGTGGCGAAACACAAGGAAACAGCGATAGAGAAACATCTGAAAATGATTAAAGAAGCAGCTGAAAAGAAAGCGCAGATTGTTTGTCTGCAGGAGATTTTCTACGGTCCTTATTTTTGTGCCGAGCAGAATACCAAGTGGTATGAATCAACGGAAAAGATACCGGACGGACCGACAACAAAGCTTATGCAGGAGCAGGCTAAAAAGTATGGAATAGTTCTGGTCGTGCCCATGTATGAAGAAGATATTACAGGCGTATATTTCAACACAGCGGCAATCATTGATGCAGACGGAAAATACCTGGGTAAATTCCGTAAAATCCATATCCCCCATGTTCAGGCAGGAAAAACCCCGGCAACAGGATTCTGGGAAAAATATTATTTCAAACCGGGAAACCTGGGCCATCCTGTTTTCAACACCGCCTTTGCCAAGATTGGTGTTTACATCTGTTACGATCGTCACTTCCCGGAAGGACCGAGAATTCTCGGATTGAATGGAGCAGAAATTGTCTTCAACCCTTCAGCAACAGTTGCCGGTCTCTCAGAATATCTCTGGAAGCTTGAACAGCCGGCGCATGCAGTGGCAAATGCCTATTATGTCGGGGCGATAAACCGTGTTGGTGTAGAATCTCCCTGGGATATGGGACACTTCTACGGGAGCAGCTATCTCTGCGACCCGCGCGGCCAGTTCGTTGCTGAAGGCAGCCGGGAACAGGAAGAAGTTGTTATCGGTGATGCCGATCTGGAAATGATTCGTGAAGTAAGAAATGTTTGGCAGTTTTACAGGGATCGCCGGCCTGATTTTTATAAAGAGATCTGTGCTCCCTAA
- a CDS encoding aspartate-semialdehyde dehydrogenase encodes MKTYNVAVVGATGMVGQKMIEVLVERKFPYNNLKLLASSRSADQNVTVDGKSYKVEELSKGSLDGVDFAFFSAGESISKEHSPEAAKAGTIIIDNSNAFRMEKDVPLVVPEVNPQAVFSHKGIIANPNCSTIQMVVALEPLHRKATLKRVVASTYQAVSGAGKEAVEELFEQSRAHLAGEAVNAEYIPHKGALRSYQLAFNCVPQIDIFVDNGYCKEETKMINETRKIMNLPDLAITTTTVRIPVVTGHSIALNVEFEEPISPDEAKVLLKETPGVAVLDNPEQLEYPTPLAAADYDDVYVGRIRQDFSVKNGLNLWVVSDNIRKGAATNSIQIAELLISG; translated from the coding sequence ATGAAGACTTACAATGTAGCAGTGGTCGGAGCAACCGGCATGGTTGGCCAGAAAATGATTGAGGTTTTGGTAGAAAGAAAATTTCCCTACAACAACTTAAAACTGCTGGCATCCTCCCGTTCAGCAGATCAGAATGTTACAGTCGATGGAAAATCATATAAAGTAGAAGAACTATCAAAAGGTTCACTTGATGGAGTGGACTTTGCCTTTTTTAGCGCCGGAGAGTCTATCAGTAAAGAACACAGCCCGGAAGCGGCGAAAGCGGGAACGATCATCATCGATAACAGTAATGCCTTTCGCATGGAAAAGGATGTTCCCCTGGTTGTTCCCGAGGTTAACCCCCAGGCTGTTTTCAGCCACAAAGGGATAATTGCCAATCCAAACTGTTCAACAATCCAGATGGTTGTTGCCCTCGAGCCCCTTCACCGCAAAGCTACTTTGAAACGGGTTGTTGCATCGACTTACCAGGCAGTGTCAGGCGCGGGGAAGGAAGCGGTTGAAGAGCTGTTTGAACAGAGCAGGGCACATCTGGCCGGAGAAGCGGTCAATGCAGAATATATCCCCCACAAGGGAGCTTTGCGCAGCTATCAGCTGGCCTTTAACTGTGTTCCGCAGATCGATATATTTGTTGATAATGGATATTGCAAAGAAGAAACCAAGATGATCAACGAAACCAGAAAGATAATGAACCTGCCGGATCTGGCGATAACCACTACCACGGTCAGGATTCCGGTGGTTACAGGTCATTCAATAGCCCTTAATGTTGAGTTTGAAGAACCAATCTCACCTGATGAAGCAAAAGTATTATTAAAAGAAACTCCAGGGGTTGCGGTTCTGGACAACCCTGAGCAACTTGAATACCCAACGCCTCTTGCTGCCGCGGATTACGATGATGTATATGTGGGACGGATCCGCCAGGATTTTTCAGTTAAAAACGGTTTAAATCTCTGGGTTGTTTCCGATAATATCCGAAAAGGAGCAGCGACCAATTCAATACAGATTGCAGAATTGCTGATATCTGGATAA
- a CDS encoding SoxR reducing system RseC family protein has protein sequence MEQYGLILENKEKTALVSLQRHLVCENCGRCGILSGANKKEMIVEALNPIDAEKGQRVMMESNDRQILFLSFMLYLVPLGGLVAGIFVWLGLANLIGLEGSQDLFAVAAGLLLMVIVFVVIRSWDRRVKDDPRYKPVITEIIEEDPFCTPNE, from the coding sequence TTGGAACAATATGGACTGATTTTAGAGAATAAGGAGAAAACCGCTTTGGTTAGTCTGCAACGACACCTGGTTTGTGAGAATTGTGGTCGCTGTGGGATATTAAGCGGAGCAAATAAAAAAGAGATGATTGTTGAAGCCCTGAACCCGATCGATGCCGAAAAAGGGCAGCGAGTTATGATGGAAAGCAATGACCGCCAGATACTTTTCCTTTCCTTTATGCTCTACCTGGTCCCGCTGGGTGGACTCGTGGCCGGAATTTTTGTCTGGCTTGGACTGGCGAATTTGATCGGTCTTGAAGGCAGTCAGGATCTATTTGCTGTCGCTGCCGGTCTTTTATTGATGGTCATTGTTTTTGTTGTGATTCGATCATGGGATCGGAGAGTTAAAGATGATCCAAGATATAAACCGGTAATAACCGAAATCATCGAAGAAGATCCCTTCTGCACCCCGAATGAGTAA
- a CDS encoding FAD/NAD(P)-binding protein produces the protein MTTTGNPYIPHLATVEETWYETGGERCIKTFKVVFDEEKVREAWSHRPGQCAMIGVLGEGESMISISCSPTEGKFLRFSVMRMGKVTQALHQLEAGDKMMVRGPYGNSFPIEDWQGKQILTIGGGIGQAPLRPIVEFVKANRDKYAGLTMIYGARTSGDLCFKGEFEEMSKSDDLSCHLTIDVEEEEWEHNVGFVPQMLLDLNPSPENTIAITCGPPIMIRFVLENLKKLGFEDEQIYTTLENRMKCGIGKCGRCNAGNMYVCKDGPVFCYAVLKDIPEAFA, from the coding sequence ATGACAACCACAGGTAATCCTTATATCCCTCATTTAGCTACCGTTGAGGAAACTTGGTATGAAACCGGCGGTGAGCGCTGTATCAAGACATTCAAAGTCGTATTTGACGAAGAAAAGGTTCGGGAAGCCTGGAGCCATCGTCCGGGACAATGCGCCATGATCGGAGTTCTTGGAGAAGGCGAAAGCATGATCTCCATATCCTGCTCACCTACCGAAGGTAAATTTCTCCGTTTCTCGGTAATGCGCATGGGTAAAGTTACCCAGGCCCTTCACCAGCTTGAAGCCGGAGATAAGATGATGGTTCGCGGCCCTTACGGGAACAGCTTCCCCATTGAAGACTGGCAGGGCAAACAGATCCTGACTATCGGAGGAGGGATCGGGCAGGCGCCCTTAAGGCCGATCGTCGAATTTGTAAAAGCCAACCGGGATAAGTATGCCGGATTGACCATGATCTACGGTGCAAGGACTTCGGGAGATCTCTGCTTTAAAGGCGAGTTTGAAGAGATGAGCAAATCCGATGATCTCTCCTGTCACCTGACTATTGACGTTGAAGAGGAAGAATGGGAGCATAATGTGGGATTTGTTCCCCAAATGCTTCTCGACCTGAATCCATCACCTGAAAATACGATCGCCATTACCTGCGGCCCGCCGATCATGATCCGTTTTGTTTTGGAAAACCTGAAAAAACTCGGTTTCGAAGATGAACAGATCTACACAACCCTTGAAAACCGGATGAAATGCGGCATCGGCAAATGCGGCCGCTGCAACGCAGGCAACATGTATGTCTGCAAAGACGGCCCCGTTTTCTGTTACGCCGTTCTAAAAGACATCCCCGAAGCCTTCGCCTAA
- a CDS encoding 4Fe-4S dicluster domain-containing protein — protein sequence MSAMLLNKEKWPEFIGKLAGKNLWAPQAEGDAMHFAQVKEGETPGLDFGNTRVPPKKFIFPQTETMYRFQLGGTNIEEPVIDDEVVVLGIRPCDARANKIIEKLFKWDVDDPYFLARQEKVTLIGLTCTEPGLNCFCPSVGGGPASTDGLDILITDLGENYYLEALTNKGEKLLGEAGDLMVEDKGDGAKAKEKLVAAAEKKINRTVDTKGIPEGLPGLWEDPLWKRVSASCLGCGTCTYLCPTCHCFDIQDEIEGFDARRCRMWDSCMFEEYTLHTSGHNPRPTRRERTRNRINHKYNYYVDKFDVIACVGCGRCINLCPVNIDIVEILRQVKEAL from the coding sequence ATGTCAGCGATGCTGTTAAATAAGGAGAAATGGCCGGAATTTATCGGAAAGTTGGCCGGGAAAAACCTCTGGGCGCCGCAGGCCGAGGGAGACGCCATGCATTTTGCCCAGGTAAAAGAGGGTGAAACTCCCGGTCTTGATTTCGGTAATACCAGGGTTCCCCCGAAAAAGTTTATATTCCCCCAAACAGAAACAATGTACCGTTTTCAACTGGGCGGCACAAATATTGAAGAACCGGTAATAGACGATGAGGTTGTCGTTTTGGGGATCCGGCCCTGCGATGCCAGGGCAAATAAAATAATTGAAAAACTATTCAAATGGGATGTGGACGATCCTTACTTTCTGGCGAGGCAGGAGAAGGTTACCCTGATCGGCCTAACCTGCACAGAACCGGGTTTGAACTGTTTCTGCCCTTCTGTGGGCGGAGGACCGGCTTCCACCGATGGACTGGATATATTGATCACTGATCTGGGTGAAAATTATTACCTGGAAGCTCTCACAAATAAGGGTGAAAAACTGCTTGGTGAAGCCGGGGATCTAATGGTGGAAGATAAGGGTGATGGTGCAAAAGCAAAGGAAAAACTTGTTGCGGCAGCTGAGAAAAAAATTAATAGAACTGTTGATACGAAAGGAATCCCGGAAGGGCTGCCCGGATTATGGGAAGACCCTCTCTGGAAACGAGTATCTGCTTCATGTCTTGGCTGTGGAACCTGTACTTATCTTTGCCCGACCTGTCACTGCTTCGATATCCAGGATGAAATAGAAGGATTTGATGCCAGGCGCTGCAGGATGTGGGATTCATGCATGTTTGAAGAATATACCCTTCATACATCAGGGCATAATCCACGGCCGACCCGCCGGGAGCGGACCAGGAACAGAATTAATCATAAATACAACTACTATGTCGATAAGTTTGATGTTATAGCCTGCGTGGGGTGTGGCCGGTGTATTAACCTCTGCCCTGTCAATATCGACATTGTTGAAATACTAAGGCAGGTGAAGGAGGCGCTATGA